From Corvus cornix cornix isolate S_Up_H32 chromosome 15, ASM73873v5, whole genome shotgun sequence, one genomic window encodes:
- the RAD9B gene encoding cell cycle checkpoint control protein RAD9B, producing MKCVIGGAQLRVFGRAIHAIARISDEFWFDPVEKGLALRSVNSSRSAYACVFFSSMFFQHYCWTAVSQPCQKEKQLSLPCKLIIKSVLPVFRCVNVLERNVEKCSIFTNPNDHHITFQLLCRHGVVKTYNLTFQECDPLQAIFAKHMCPNILKVHSRLLADVMIHFPTSQEEITLSVTPMKVCFKSYTEEDTDFSRTMLTEIQLSPEEFDYFQVGVDSEVTFCLKELRGLLVFSEATSVPVSIHFDRCGKPIAFSIEDLLLEASFILATLCEAEKEGASPEPPCCPQPWDSSKTPMDKSEQTSMDGASKADMAASKKPQQKGNTPSTDSAKPPSALANQEVESIPRGMERDVPGRAGAATAEAVGGKATEAPYEKFHSLFFGAVSSKEKEAIGDTFQSLVTASDTEEDFGALQSSQVL from the exons ATGAAGTGCGTGATTGGGGGGGCGCAGCTGCGAG TGTTTGGAAGAGCAATACATGCCATAGCACGGATTAGTGATGAATTTTGGTTTGACCCTGTAGAAAAAGGT CTTGCCTTAAGATCAGTGAATTCCTCGAGGTCAGCATATGCATGTGTGTTCTTCTCATCCATGTTTTTCCAACATTACTGCTGGACAGCTGTGTCCCAACCGtgtcagaaggaaaagcagttaTCCCTCCCCTGTAAATTGATAATTAAG TCAGTTCTCCCTGTGTTTAGATGTGTGAATGTGCTGGAAAGGAATGTAGAGAAATGCAGCATCTTCACCAACCCCAATGACCACCACATCACctttcagctcctctgcaggcaCG GTGTTGTAAAAACCTATAACCTGACATTCCAAGAGTGTGATCCCTTGCAGGCTATTTTTGCAAAGCACATGTGTCCAAACATTCTTAAAGTCCACTCCAG GCTGCTGGCTGATGTGATGATTCACTTTCCAACCAGTCAAGAAGAAATAACCTTGTCAGTAACTCCAATGAAAGTTTGTTTCAAGAGTTACACTGAGGAAGACACTG ACTTTTCAAGGACAATGCTTACTGAGATACAGCTCAGTCCTGAGGAATTTGACTACTTTCAAGTTGGAGTAGATTCTGAAGTGACATTTTGCCTTAAAGAACTGAGG ggcctgCTGGTGTTTTCCGAAGCCACCAGTGTTCCTGTGTCCATCCACTTCGACAGATGTGGGAA ACCCATTGCTTTCAGCATTGaggacctgctgctggaggccaGCTTTATCCTGGCTACCTTGTGTGAGGCTGAGAAGGAGGGAGCTTCCCCAgagcctccctgctgcccacagccctgggacag CTCAAAGACACCTATGGATAAATCTGAACAGACCTCCATGGATGGAGCCAGCAAGGCAGACATGGCCGCTTCCAAAAAgccacagcagaagggaaacACTCCAAGCACGGACTCTGCAAAACCCCCAAGTGCTTTGGCAAACCAAGAGGTAGAAAGTATTCCCAGAGGCATGGAGAGGGAtgtgccaggcagagcaggagcagccacgGCTGAGGCAGTGGGAGGAAAAGCCACAGAGGCTCCTTATGAGAAG TTTCATTCCTTATTCTTCGGAGCTGTTTCTTCCAAGGAGAAGGAGGCCATCGGTGACACCTTCCAGAGTTTGGTGACAGCCAGTGACACCGAGGAGGATTTTGGTGCCTTGCAGAGCTCCCAGGTTCTGTAG